The window CGGATTTCAAGGAAGATGAATGGTTCATCACCCTCCGGAAAGCGCTGGTTATGGAAGACATCCTGCAGGAATACGTCGAAATTATGGACCGGTACGATCCTGATAACGAGGTTGGGCTGATGGTTGACGAGTGGGGAACCTGGTACGATCCGCTTCCCGGGACAAATCCAGCCTTTTTGCGCCAGCAAAATACCCTGCGGGATGCATTGGTCGCCGCGGCAACACTGAATATCTTTAATGATTATGCGCGGCGCGTTAAAATGGCAAACATCGCTCAGACAGTAAACGTGCTCCAGGCGATGATCCTGACAGACGGTGAAGATATGGTGCTGACACCGACTTACCACGCGTTTGAGATGATGAAGGTACACCAGGATGCGAAATTGCTGGATATTGCACTGGAGACCCCGGAATATTCCTATGAAGACGAAGAAATCCCGCAGGTGAGTGTGTCTGTCTCAAAAGGCAGTAACGGGCAGATCAATATGTCCTTCTGCAATTTTGATCCGAATAACAGCGTCACTGTCTCGTGCCTGGTGAAAAATGCCAACGTTCGAAATATCAACGGTCGTGTGCTCACCGCAGATAAAATTAACACGCACAATACCTTTGATTCACCTGAGAATATTAAGCCAACATCATTCAGTGACTATGAAACAACGAATGGTGGGCTTGATGTGACCTTACCATCGAAATCTGTCGTGGTGCTTACGGTGAAATAATCACAGCACCAAAAATACCAGGGTTATACAGGGAAACAGCATTTTTAAACAAAAACTAATCAGATTGACAGGAGTGAAATTATGCGTACGCGCTATTTATACGTTGGGTTAATTCTCAGCATGGTATTGTTTCTGCTGGGATGTGCCAACCAGCCGACCCTCACCATTTCTGAAGAAAACTGGGGAGCCTTGGACGACGGCCGTCCAGTCTCACTGTTTACTTTGACTAATCAGGAGGGAGTCACCGCACAGATCACAAATTATGGCGGTACGCTCGTCTCAGTTAAGTGGGCGGACAAAAATGGAGAGGTAGAAGACGTCTTGTTAGGTCACCGCACATTGGAGGGCTACCTCGAGGACAATCCGTATTTCGGCGGCATTATCGGTCGATATGCAAATCGGATAGATGAAGGGCAGTTTGCTCTGGATGGTGAATCGTACCAACTCGCAACAAATGACGGACCGAATCACTTACATGGCGGGGACAAAGGTTTTGATAAGGTCGTATGGGATGCCCAGACGTTTCAGGAAGCCGACAGCGTTGGTGTACGGCTTCGGTATGTCAGTGCGGATGGTGAAGAGAATTATCCCGGAGAAGTGACTGTGGAAGTGACGTACTCCCTGAATTCGAATGATGAACTCCGTCTGGATTATGCGGCAACGACTGATGAGAAAACCATAATTAATCTTACCAGCCATCCCTATTGGAATTTGGCAGGGCAGGGTGCCGAGCCGGTTCTTGACCATATTATGATGATTAATGCAGACCATTTTACTCCGATCGACGAAACTTTGATTCCGACCGGTAAAATTCGGAGCGTAGAAGGGACGCCCTTCGACTTTACAGAACCAACCAAAATCGGGAAACGGATCGATGCCGATAATCAGCAAATCGAATACGGCAATGGTTATGACCATAACTGGGTATTAAATCAGGACGAACCAGGTGAAATGGTCCTGGCATGCAGAATTTCTGAAGAAGAGTCAGGGCGGATATTGGAGGTCATGACCACCGAGCCCGGTCTGCAGTTTTACTCAGGGAACTTCCTTGATGGCAGTATAACCGGAAAAGACGGGGAAATGTACGAATACAGAGAAGCGGTTGTTGTCGAAGCCCAACATTTTCCGGATTCCCCGAATCATCCGAACTTTCCATCCACCGTTCTGAATCCGGGGGAAGAGTATAGCCAGACGACGATCTATAAATTCATTACTGAGTAAGCCCGGTTAACAGAGTGAAATATACATATCCTGTCACCGGTTTTGGTACCATCGGAAAGCGGTGACAGGATATGTTTACCGTCCAGCGGTATCCTGGAGAAAATCTAAAATCGGACGTACATTAATGCTTGATTTATGCGAATCCCTGTATTATCTTTGTCTAAACCAATTTAAACATCATTTAAACGGTTTAAATGGTTCAAAGCGAAAGGCTTCTAGCACAATTTTTTAATTGTCCGCTATAGCTGAATAGCGTGACGAAAAAACGCCCTACCTTTATTGAATGCGAGACACACTTTACATAGCGTGGAAATTACAATTAATGGGAGACCCATACTGTCTTCCATGATTGTTTCCGGAGGTGCATTCTGCACAAAAGGATTCATATTACATTATTATGGATCTTTTGCCGGTTGTAGGACTGATAGAAATAGATAACAAGCCTTGCTGGTAAATCTGTTTACATCAGTTTAATAGGCTAAGCCAAAAAGCCGAACACAGATTAAAATTGAGGCTTTGATTATCTCTCGGAGATTAAGAAAGCAATGCAGATTGCAGGCAAAATACCTCATCGGCGAATCATACTAAACTATGAGAGATTTGCCTCTGAATTATTGGTTAAGTCCGAGTTGTTTAATTTAAGAGCGATTTGGTGGAATTTATCCAGTTGTGGGGAGTGATGATTGCGCTTTTTCAACTGATTGATTTACAACATGTTTTGATAACCACAGTAAACGAAGTGGCCTAACAAACGGAGGGGGTAAAATGAACAAGAAGCTACTGTTTATCACGCTGTTAGTGATCGGTATGGTACCTCATCTTTTCGGTGCAACCACCGGTAAGATATCCGGGACGGTAACCGATGCCGAAACCGGTGAGCCTTTAGTCGGGGCAAATGTAGTTGTCGATGGAACCGACCAGGGTGCGGCGACTGACGCTGAAGGTGAGTATTTTATCTTAAATGTCCCACCTGGTACCTATTCGGTAACTGTATCAATGATGGGGTATGCCCGAACTCAAAAAACAGATGTACGGGTGACGGTTGATCATACTTCAACAGTAAATTTTGAATTAGAATCCTCGGCGATTACCGGCGAGGCAGTCGAGATTACGGCTACAGCTCAACGAGATGTTATTCAATTTGATATGTCTGCCAGTCAGATCAGCGTAGGCGTTGAAGAAGTAACGTCGATGCCGTCGATTACCAATATGGAAGGCGCACTCACACAGATGGTTGGTGTGGATGTAAGCCCGACGAGTTCGAATCCTGACGTAATGGTACGTGGTGGTGGCCGCGGGCAGAACTTACTGATGGTTGATGGTCAGACGATGGTTGACAATCAGTCAAATCGCCCGATGTTCAATATGATTAATCTCAGTGCCGTCCAGTCCATTAATGTCGTAAAAGGTGGTTTTAACGCTGAATACGGTAATGTTCGATCTGGGGTTATAAATGTTGTAACAAAGAATGGTCCTGCAGAAAGTTACAGTGGATCAATTGACATGCAGTATACCCCGGCGCATTACAAACATCGTGGGTATTCTATCTTTGATCATCGGAACTACTTCCTGCGCCCGTACCTGGATCCTGAAGTTGCTTTTGTTGGTACGGCAAAAGGTTGGGAAGACAAACCGGAACTGCGGGAACAGTATAACGATTTTGGCGGATGGAATCAGTTTGCACAAGATCTGGCAATGAGTCCCGAAGAAGCCCAGAAGATGTTTATGTGGCGTCACCGGGCCGAAGGGGTTGAGGATTTTGAAGGGGTGAGCCGGCAGCCTGGATCCTATGGCGACATTCCAGACTATAATATCGATGCGAGTTTTGGTGGTCCGGTTCCGTTTATCAGCGATCCGCTCGGCGACCTGCGGTTTTTCGCTTCTCATCGCACAAGTAACGAAGCGTTCGGTTTGCCGACAATCCGTGACTACTTCAGCGAAAAGACTTCGCAGCTGAAATTGACCTCGAGTCTGACCACGAACATGAAATTGACGGTTGAAGGCCTCTATGGCGAGACTAATACGGTCTCATCCGCGCCTCGTGCCTCGGGCATGGATCAGTACATGGTTGGAGGGAATTCCATCCTGTACTCACCTATTGCAACGGGTTATGATTACGTCCTTGGCCAGAACGGGTCCCTCTACTATCCAAGCGCATTGAATCCGTTCGATATTTATACCTCAATGGTTGGGCTCTCGTTTGAACACGTCCTGAGCCAGTCAACCTTCTATAATATCCGAATTTCGCAGACGATGGCCTCGAATGTGGCTGATACGGTTGGCCGTCCGCGAAGCGATGAGGTGCTCCGCTACTTTGGCGATGTACCTGTCGGGGAAGAGCCCCTCGGGTATGAAGTTGGTATTATGAGTATGTTTGACGGAATGGATTATACCGGCGAAGGCGCAACCAGAGATTATTCTGACGCGACGACCTTTAACTTTAAATTTGATTTGGTAAGTCAGATCAATAATAATAACCAGATTAAGACCGGTATCGACTTTACCTATGATGATCTGAACATTCATTACGAGCACAATCAGCCCGGTGATGTTGGGAATAACTGGGTCGCAAAATCCAGAAAATACCCGCATCGCTTTGGAGCATATCTCCAGAATAAGCTGGAATTCCAGGGGATGATTGCCAATGTTGGTTTGCGTGCTGATTATCTCGACCCCAACGCCGGAGCATACAGCGCCAATCGGTACTCGGATTATTTTAAAAAGGAATACCGTGACAGCTTTGAATCACTGGTTCCGACGGAAGAGGCTGAAACAAAAATTAACCTGAGTCCGCGGCTGGGTATCTCGCATCCGATTGCAGAGACAGCCAAGCTGTATTTCAACTATGGCCATTTCTATTCGAATCCGACTTCCAACGAATTGTATACAATCCGGAAGGATGCCCGCGGAACAGCCGAGGTTGGTAATGCGGATTTGCAGATGCAGAAAACCATCGCTTACGAGCTCGGTGTTGAATATAGCTTGTTCAATGCGTACATGCTGCATCTCTCGGGTTATTATAAAGATATCACCCAGCAGATTAACTACATCACCTTCGAAGATTACACGGGTGCTGTTGATTACGGAACCTATACGAATAATAACTACCAGGATATTAAAGGTTTTGAAGTCCGCCTGGAAAAACGGTTTGGTCAATGGGTAACCGGCTGGGTTAACTATGATTACATGGTTGTGACGACAGGTTATGTCGGCCGTGCGAATTATTTTGAGGACCCCAGAAGGCAGCGGTTGGAAGGTCTGACCAATCCATATCAGGAAAGACCGCTTCCCGAACCAGTGGCCCAGGCAAATCTCCGCGTGATGAGCCCGGATGATTTCGGGCCGGCGCTTGGCGGAATGAATCCGCTTGGCGGGATTCAGGCGAGTCTGTTGTATAGTTATCGTTCTGGTGACTATTTCACCTATCCGCAGGGGAATCCGGAAGAGAACAACGTGCAGTGGAAAGCACGCCAAAATGCGGATCTGCGATTCAACAAACGCTTTAATTTCGAAAATTACAGTGTTGGTCTGTTCGTAGATATCGCGAATGTGTTTGATTTTAAATATCTCGAAACTTCCGGTTTCGCAAGTGCGCAGGATTACAATGACTATATGGAATCCCTGCACCTGCCGCTGTATGGGAAAGACGCATATGCAGATAATCCTGATCTGGTGGAAGGAGACGATCAACCGGGCGATTACAAACAGGATTATATCAACATGCCGAATCGTGAATTCCTGACCTTCTTCAACCCGAGAACGGTGACTCTTGGTCTCCGGGTTAACTTCTGATGAAGGCGAATTTCATACGGAAAGGTAATAATATTATTATGAGTACAATTCTTGAAATGGAAGGAATACAGCGATGAAAAAACGTAATATGCTAACGTTCGGCTTATTGCTCTGCGTATTTGCGTTTCTCTCAATTGCAGACGCCGCTGAACGGAAGGCTATACAAATCGGTGACTATTGGGCAATTGTTATGAATAATACATTTGTCGGTGAGGGGTCGGTCCCCGATCACGGACAAATGGCACATGTTGGTCATTTAAGGTGGCCTATCCCGGCTTTCCAGAACGAAGGGTGGTACATGGGAGAAGCCGACTGGGTTGACGA is drawn from Candidatus Neomarinimicrobiota bacterium and contains these coding sequences:
- a CDS encoding galactose mutarotase, producing MRTRYLYVGLILSMVLFLLGCANQPTLTISEENWGALDDGRPVSLFTLTNQEGVTAQITNYGGTLVSVKWADKNGEVEDVLLGHRTLEGYLEDNPYFGGIIGRYANRIDEGQFALDGESYQLATNDGPNHLHGGDKGFDKVVWDAQTFQEADSVGVRLRYVSADGEENYPGEVTVEVTYSLNSNDELRLDYAATTDEKTIINLTSHPYWNLAGQGAEPVLDHIMMINADHFTPIDETLIPTGKIRSVEGTPFDFTEPTKIGKRIDADNQQIEYGNGYDHNWVLNQDEPGEMVLACRISEEESGRILEVMTTEPGLQFYSGNFLDGSITGKDGEMYEYREAVVVEAQHFPDSPNHPNFPSTVLNPGEEYSQTTIYKFITE
- a CDS encoding TonB-dependent receptor yields the protein MNKKLLFITLLVIGMVPHLFGATTGKISGTVTDAETGEPLVGANVVVDGTDQGAATDAEGEYFILNVPPGTYSVTVSMMGYARTQKTDVRVTVDHTSTVNFELESSAITGEAVEITATAQRDVIQFDMSASQISVGVEEVTSMPSITNMEGALTQMVGVDVSPTSSNPDVMVRGGGRGQNLLMVDGQTMVDNQSNRPMFNMINLSAVQSINVVKGGFNAEYGNVRSGVINVVTKNGPAESYSGSIDMQYTPAHYKHRGYSIFDHRNYFLRPYLDPEVAFVGTAKGWEDKPELREQYNDFGGWNQFAQDLAMSPEEAQKMFMWRHRAEGVEDFEGVSRQPGSYGDIPDYNIDASFGGPVPFISDPLGDLRFFASHRTSNEAFGLPTIRDYFSEKTSQLKLTSSLTTNMKLTVEGLYGETNTVSSAPRASGMDQYMVGGNSILYSPIATGYDYVLGQNGSLYYPSALNPFDIYTSMVGLSFEHVLSQSTFYNIRISQTMASNVADTVGRPRSDEVLRYFGDVPVGEEPLGYEVGIMSMFDGMDYTGEGATRDYSDATTFNFKFDLVSQINNNNQIKTGIDFTYDDLNIHYEHNQPGDVGNNWVAKSRKYPHRFGAYLQNKLEFQGMIANVGLRADYLDPNAGAYSANRYSDYFKKEYRDSFESLVPTEEAETKINLSPRLGISHPIAETAKLYFNYGHFYSNPTSNELYTIRKDARGTAEVGNADLQMQKTIAYELGVEYSLFNAYMLHLSGYYKDITQQINYITFEDYTGAVDYGTYTNNNYQDIKGFEVRLEKRFGQWVTGWVNYDYMVVTTGYVGRANYFEDPRRQRLEGLTNPYQERPLPEPVAQANLRVMSPDDFGPALGGMNPLGGIQASLLYSYRSGDYFTYPQGNPEENNVQWKARQNADLRFNKRFNFENYSVGLFVDIANVFDFKYLETSGFASAQDYNDYMESLHLPLYGKDAYADNPDLVEGDDQPGDYKQDYINMPNREFLTFFNPRTVTLGLRVNF